Genomic segment of Salvelinus sp. IW2-2015 linkage group LG17, ASM291031v2, whole genome shotgun sequence:
TTGAAGCATCACTGTATGTGGATGTACGTACAGTAGTACTGCTGCTTTGCCAAGATCCCAGACTTCTACTGTTGTAACACGGGTGGTTAACGTTAGTGCAGTGGCCCTGTACGTTTCTGTTTTAACCCACATTCAGGTTGTTCACTACAGTGGTGTCAACAGTGGGATAGTCCTTGATATCTCAGGTCTTTTAATGGAGATACATTGTGTGTGGATGCATAGAAGGGAGTGTGCCCGTGGCCTCCCAATGTGAGTACTACCTCTGCCACAAGATCCCAGGCTTGTATGGTGTTTGTCCTGTAACCAAAGGGTCACTCATTCAAACCCTGCTCCAGTTGTTCCTCTGAAATCGACACTGTAGTATAAATTGGATTCAGACAACTTGGGCTACTGCTGAGGTTACAGTCAATACAAGTATGTTGGTCCTCTTCAAAAAGCTAAGATTGTGCAATTAAGTCAATGGTTGAGCTACTGTAAACAGTTTAATATTTATTATAGAATCAGTTAACCCATCCCCTGTTTCATTCATCTCCATTTCTCCCTCAGATGATGTCTACAGAAGAAAGAAGTCAGAGAGGGAATACCAGCAGAAGATCGAGGATGGATTGATTGTACTTACTAAACCAGTAGCCAAGTGAATTACTGAACCAGTAGCCAAGTGAATTACTGAACCAGTAGCCACTATAATGGAAGTAGAACACTTGAGATGTGATCGGGACACAAACACTGGTGTTTGCAATGCAATGGACTTGAGGCAAAAATGTCTGGATGGTTCAAAAGACTGATATTTAATGTATGGgaaaaaatgtttgtttatttatgtacTCTTTGTGATACTGAGCTTGGATGAAACATTTTTCAGAGCCAAATGTGTCAGTGGTATTTGTCTAATAAAAGTTATATTACTCAGTGGAGGCATCGCAGTGTCGTTTGAatcattttatattgtttttattctgATAAATGAATATAAACATTTACGGCAAATTACATGTTATACCCATTTAAAATATAGGTAAACAGTTTCAAATGTTAGCAAATTGTAGTTAGACTTTATGTACATTTATTAGCAATTATTACTTAAAGTAGATGAATGCAACTGATGCGATTTCCAGATGTGCTATTGGAAATATAAAACATTGATAAAAAATGGTCAAAAGAGTATTGTGCATATAGTTATGTTGTGTAAGAGAACTCCTGCCCTACTTAAGAGGGCACCAATTTAGCCAATCATGGTTGGTAAGATTGACCTAAGAGACATTCAATTGTAActtacaaaacaaacacatttctcaTATTACATAGCTCTGCTCTATATTGTAACATACCAGTACACACTTCTCATATTACATGCCACTGCTGTGCTATGGTCTATTGACTTGTGTATTACATTAGTTGGCCCTTTTCACAAGGGAACCCCTCACTGTAGTATTGTGGTCCTCCCTAGACTATCCCACTGGTTCAGTGGTACGGTCCAATGGGCAGAGCCCTGAGGCAAACAAAACTGTTGGGATGCTTGGCCAGCATCAGAGGGTTGCCATCCagtctcacctcctccatgttggCTCTGATGTACTGAGTGTTGTTGCCTTGGCAGAAGGTCTCATCCGATAGCGTGGTGATCTTATTGTTCTGCAGGCGGAGTAGATTAGAAGACAGATGTTGGTTGGTaaactctgttttttttttttttacaattatgcAATTGCCTGCACCTGCATTTATACTCTAAAATGTGTTAGGTGAAAGATACATATTTGTCTAAATGTTATTGATGTGGGAAGCAAAGTTGTAAACAGACATATAGGTGCACAATGTGGAGACTCTCTGGAAGTTGTGGTATCGCCTCCAGCTCGTTATTGCCAAGGTAGAGGTACGCCATCTTGGTGAGTTTCTGAGAAAAGAGATTTGATGTTTTGTTTACATACTACAGTGTATTTCAGGTAAGATTCATGTTTGGCATAGAATTTGTTGTTGAAATTCTATTGACATTCAATGCAACCATTACTCAGACTGTAAAatgttactgtatgtaaataaagatatatagtGTTTGCTCCAGAATCTTGGACTGACTTCCTGGCTTACCTTAAAAGCGGTTGACTTTATACCCTTGGTTTTAAGCTGGTTGTAATTGGCATTGAAGGATATGAGTTTGGCAGGTAACATGGGTAGTTTGGCCAGCTTGTTCTCTGAGAGATTGAGCTCTTCAAGGAGGGCAAGCTTTGAGAAAGCGCCGTCTTCTATCTCAGAGATGAGGTTCCCAGTCAGATCGATTCTTCTCAAAGTTGCTATAAAATGTTAGAGACCATAAACTTTAGAGAAGGTTCACTTAAAAAGTTTGAGTGATAAGTGAATAACATattaatgttttcttttaaagTCCACAGTGTTGCAAAGCTACTCTAATCACTAACCAATGTCTGCAAAGTCTTTGTTGGTGAtttttgtgattttgttgtagCGTGCGTAGAGATAGGCAGTTTCCTTGGGCAGGGATGGAACTGCTGTCATCTCAGGGGAGACCTCCTCACAGTATACTGacccagtcagacacacacacagtaggcacGTGGGCAGCTCTGAAATCCATAGTCATGTCCTTTAAATGCATTCTCCTTCAGCAATGACTTCCAAGTTTTCCTATCGATCAGCCAAGTAATCCCTCCCTGTATTCATCTCTCTTAATTCTTTATAGAAACCTAACATAAACGTGCGCCATAGTAGTCAACAGGGCACTACATGTAACATTCCTGCTGTAATGAGTGGTTGTTTAATGCATTCACAAAGGGGAAAACAGCTCATTAGACCTAGCATATGGCCTTAATAAATAAGTGATTGTGAACGCCTTTTCTCCAGTGTGTCTCGAGATAATAAACTCACCACCCTCATCTTTCGGAGCTGCTGCTGGGCTTGTATCTGAGTCTCCAGCGGTGTCATAGTCTGGGATGGTCACAACCTCTTTCTGTGGAATTGTTTAGAAGAAATGTCTCCAGATCACCTCACAAGAGAAGACATAAGCTGGCTATTTTATTTCACACCAACTGAGTTTTACTAACGGTCTGATTATCTGCTAAGCAAGTATTTATAATCTCAGACACCAATGTATAGTCTTCACAGACTAATAATGTATGTTGAGTCATCATTTAGGCAGGGATAGGGTTTGGCACCTGGTGTGTGGGACTTTTACAACTCTCATATGCAAACTTTAAGCTTTATAGTTGTATTATAGATTCTGCTAAGTTTTTAGAGGTATGGATCCTGCCTCAAAAATACATTCTCATAAACTCTAAACAAAATCAAATAATCATGAATTTGcccaaaaacatttacaaaagatATGCACTTCCAAAAATTACCTTAGGTTTCCTTGCTTCCATGTATCCATTTCTTGCTGCAGAAGAGAGCATCCACGGTACCAGAATAATGGTGAAAAACAAAGTCCTCAGGTCTATCATTGTGTCTAACAGCTGGGATAGGAGCAGAACAATACTGAGGACAGAGGGGTAGGGCTGTGAGTACTGGGCTGAGATCTGAGTGAGCAGGAGGAGAATTTTCCATCCAGTTTTAAAGAAAAGCTGCTGGTGAAGTATTAAGTAAGACTAGGAAACAAACCTTAACCCAATATTTGCTGTCAAAGTAGCCTTCTCATCTCGTCAGTTTTGACAGCTTTTGGAAATTGGCATGTTTTAGAAAATTGTGAAATCTGACAGTAGGCCTTGGATGCATGTCATTTCAGGTTAAACCACACCGGTTCataacatttgaaaataaaacattcaaCTCTAATGGTTTTAAGCCAAacatatctttatttatttttcttgtaACAAACCGTTATGTTATGGATGTTATGGTTTCTCTATCAACAATGGTCTCGTGTTGCGCAGTATcatggttgtgttcagtaggcacgaAAATGGGGAAAATGCATGTTCTTATTGGACATTCATTCCTCCTGTTTAGTgcccactgaacacaacccagttgATTGAGGCGTCTGTATGTTACAAAGGGTAAGGCTGCCATTGTAAGCTcaggtgtattcattacgccaaTTGTTATGGATGTTATGGACTAGAAAGTGTTATAAAGTGATGAAAAGATGAACATGTATATCAAGAGTGTAAAATGAACATGTATATCAAGAGCGTAAAACGCATATAACACCCACTTGTTTGCCttattattgtttttatgcaACTTGTTGTCAGAGACCCTTGCATCCCTATACATTCAACCATTATGTTGGAAAGGTTCACTTTGAAATAAAAAGACCTTTGTCCATTTTGGATGGACTGGCAAACCCCTGTGCTGTGTATGTCGGGAAAAAAGTTGGAAAAAGTTAATGGAAAAAGGCTGGCCTTTAAAAACAAGAACTATTTATCTGGAAAATACTGACTGGTGTGGacagagtgcagagagagagagaacttaaaCGTAAAGAGCAGTGGGATATGATTACTGGAATTTTGGACAGAACTCTTTTGCATGAAGTGATTATAAAATCTAATGCCAAAGCAAGCAATGAAGAAAGGAATGTATTCTTCTTACTAACACCTCCCTTTCTGACTTAAAACTCCAACAAAAATGTTTCCCCTGGTCTCTCGTGGTTTTatttggaaatgttttgtgtAGAAGCGTTTGTTACAAGTCAGCATCTACTGTCTGCCCCTCCTATAATTTTTCAGAGTGCAGGTGTCCATCTAGTTTCTCAAACTTGGTTCATGTGAGAAAAACAGTTTTACTTGAGAGCTTGTCCAACTATGGGAGCAGCCAATATTAAGACAAATGCATACCTAAAAGTATGTGTAAGGCTTGTTTAAACTGTTGCGCTCAAACTAGGCTGTACACATAAACAATTGAACTATCTCTCTTTTGCTtctttacaaattaaaaacattccTCATCCAAGTACCTTGACAGTTTTCCTACATTTCTCTCCATTTTCCATGAAAAGATATACAAGGTTCTCCTCTGGCTGTTCTCATGTTTTTCCATGCCTCATTTTTCCAATTGGCATGGTTTATGTGAGATATTTAAATTCATTTTAATGcaataacaatatggtgtaatTTCGATTATTATTAGCATTATTATATTCATCATACTCTCGGTGCACTTTTGCAAAGCAATCTCACTTATATTCAAAGGTGATGAGATGAGAACTTTGGCAATTTTTTAATAAAGTAGATGTGTGGTCCTAGAAGTGAATTCCCAGAGTGAGACATATCATGTTAATATGTGATACAGTAGATACAACCATGCTTCTATAGTTTTTGTGGAGGTGTGACTGACCATTTTCCCACCATAGTTTATTCCCCATTTATTTGCTACTTTAGAATCTTGGCCTCCATGAGCATGTGGATATGATTTGATTACTTAAACAGAGGTGTACTTTCACTGAAGTCTGCTTTAGACATAAAGAGGTTTAATGGGAGTCTTTGTAGAATCTGCTGCACAGGACAAGTCGTACCTAGACACTGAAACTGTGCTGCCCTTTTATGACTGCCTGTCTTATTGAAAAAAGGTAAGTATGTGGAAATGGTTCATTGCTGTAACAGATCAAATTAATGATAAACGAGTTACTTTGGCAAGAGCAGAAATTCAAGCCTTCTGGGTCCATATCATCTCACCTCGGGGACAACAAACCAGCCAAAACAAATGCTTTTTGTCATTTTATATTATGCTTATTACCGATCAATGATTTGTTTTAGACAAAAAGCATATTGTTTCACTCCCGTTGAGAGCAGTCGGCCTAACTGTAGATGGAAATACCAAACCAAAAGAAAGGACAAAGTCATCTCTGATGGTATGCAACGGCAAATATGTTCCCCTAAAAAGTATTCTACAATTGCTAGCAGCTGTTTATCATACATCTGCTTTGTCGATGAGAATCTGAAGCTTCAGTTTACTTCCCAAGCTTCATTCCTCGAGTGTGTGCTGGTTTTCTTCCTGACCAATTACTGTCCGTCTTAGTCATTCTTTTTGCTTTTTTGCTCTAGAAATGACATTTCTCAACCTCATTGCAGGTGTAGGGTTACACTGTCCATTGTGCTCCTCCTGTGCTCATTTCCCTGCCACCATTTCACTCTTCACTATCATTACAAAATCTGTGTTATTCATAAATCTACTGAGTGCCTTTGTGCGATACTGACCCCTAAGTTGGAGTGGTCAAACCTGCTTATGTCACTGCTCCCTTGCCTTTCGTGAAGGGATGGAAGATCAGAACCTCTAATACAATCTGCTAATACATGGGGTCAGTATGTTCAGTCAGCTGCAGCTCAGGCTCCAGGTGACCTAAATATCCCGCCATCTTATCTATAACCTGATCTCAACAcccggggtgtattcattacttCTTTCAACGGAAACTGTTTACTATCCAAACGACTGCAAACGGAATGAAACAAGGAGACAtaccagaatttgtccaatagaaacttgttttgtagcaaaacattttgcaacaattGGAGTAATGAATACACCTGAGCTTACAATGGCAGCCTTACCCTCTGTAACATACAGACGCCTCAATCAACTGGGTTGTGTGGGCACTAAACAGGAGGAATGAATGTCCAATAAGAACATGCATTTTCCCCATTTtcgtgcctactgaacacaaccatgATCCTGCCCAACACGAGACCATTGTTGATAGAGAAACCATGGCAGAACAATTGCTTTTGAGgaatttattacaaatacaacTAATTGTAATATAAATCTATACAATTTTTGCTTCAGGACAGTACTTAAGTTACAGATCATGGAACTCATGGAAAACAATTTATCATTTTCATGagtcacaacaaacaaacagggtgtggcagtaatactaaaatctttaaagggatactttggggtTTTGGccatgaagccctttatctacttccccagagtaagaTGATATCGTGGGTACcatttatgtctctgcatgcagtttgaaggaagttgctaacgactggaagtctatggtatctgcttGCGTGCTAACAGATACCCataaacttccagtcattgtgccaacactagttagcattggcttacAAAACTagctttaacttccttcatacctGACAGATATAtagaaatggtatccacgagttaatCTGACACTAGGGAAGTAGAAAAAGGGCCTTATTGGCAAAATCCCTAAGAATCCCTTTTAATGTCTTAATTAATTACATCAAAATGTGGGGCAGAACTGATACAGAAGTGCACAGAGAAAGCTctgaacataaaaaaatattagcTTGAGACGGTCATCATGAAAGAATTGGAGGGGCTTGGCCTTCCAAATCTCAGTACTTCCTTGCAGCTGACCATGTCTGTTGTGTTGGCATTAGTTGGCACTGGTGGAGTGGACTCGTAGAGGACGCAGATGGAGCCATCCTCTCCTATCCGATAGGACACCTCGTACGGATCGACCCACATCGTCAGTTCACTGGGCAGGAGTGAGAAGAGTTGTTCTCGAGTGAGTCCAATGGTGCAAGCTGCTTGGCCAATCAAGGGATCCATTTTGTGGTTGATCCTGAGACATCTGTACCCCGAGCCTTTGCATGGAGCCTGGGGGAACCAGTGGTGTTGGTAGTGCTCTGTAAGAGGGCAATGAGAGCAAAGCATTAGACCCAGCACAGAGGTAATTAAGCTAGTTTGCTTAATAGTAACTAAGTAGTAGTCTATAGGCTCTGAAATGTCAACAACACAACAATGGcttttacatagctagctacatactcTACCTCCTAAAGCTTCCTCCAAGGAATGGGTGAACTCTTTCAGTAAGTCTTCTGACAAGTATCCAGTTGCTCTCAGCAATCTGGCAACAAAACTGGCCGCTGTTGAGACTTCAGTTTTCATCTTCGAAGCTAGATGCTATTCATCTCACCAGCCAGACGTTGAATAGCAACGAGCCCAAGTTGGCTCTATATCCGAAATATCAAGCAAAATGTAGACTTTCCTCCGTTGAAACAAAGGCTACACAACAAGGTCCAGAGACAACCAGTTGCCGTTGGTCTTTCTTTTGTCGAGTTGTaaacgctaacgttagctaacgtcagTTGCAAAACGAAAGCCACAATAATTCACTGAGACAATGTCGGGTTAGGAGTTACAATTTGGCACCTACCAAACGTCCGATAATTTGATTGGATCTaaatgaaaataaagaaataacttGAGATATAAAACATTTTCAGATAATTAATTTAATGTACATAGAATATGATAAtttcacccctttgctgctaaacaTTATTTTTGCGTCATTAAGCCACATCTACTAATCAGACCAAACGTTGTTTAAATGACGTCACAAAGCTTCTTTCTCTATGGTGACGCAGCACCTCAATCGAAGAACTCAATCACAGCGCCacctgtgtgtttaaaaaaaatgtactacATCAAGTACCACATTTTACAACTCAGGCCAAAAAGCTCTTTCTTGCTGCACTGTACTATTTCTAAACTAAAGCAAGGCATACACCTAATATGGCACACCCTTTTCAGGCTACTGAACTGACCCAGCCAAGCTGTACTATGCCGACCTGATAACACATTCATAGTGAGAGAGAGCTCtattatctatttattttttatgatcttattttttattatctatttcacttgctttgggaatgtaaacatatgtttcccatgccaataaagcccttaaattgaattgagagagggtgAGCTCATGGGCTCCTGAGTTCTTCTGCAAAAATATAGAATTAGAGTTGGATAAAAGCAGATATTTTTTTTCGCAAGGACTTATAAAGGATACTAACCTCAACATCAAAACCTTCATTCAAAATCCAAATTCCATAcctaaaaccttgattttggacaaaattacctgaatggactattactaccaaggactatcaagaaaaaacttctaacaaaccaaaacatgcagaagaaacacagcagAACCTAGAAAAACCATCCAACActaaactgagtgagtaatgttaaGTCTGAACCTACTTTTGAAACCAAAAAGTAAAATACAATAATCTCTAggtaatgttgttatataaagctCAATAAATTAGGCTACTAAGCTACCAGGACAGAACTGACAACttcaacttcaattagcactgaagtgAGAAGTGTGAAAATCATTGAGcctaacaatggcaggagagtttccCCCATGCTGAGTGAGCCCccatcctgagtgagtctgatcacacctcttcaaacgGTCCTGCAGATGAGGATAGTCACCCCACCCAGTACTAAACACACCCAGGTCAAACAACTGCACTGctccatcattgagagggataaattcacagagctggagagggacatggtggagctcagagagctagcccacacaatccagacagaacaaactcacaaaacagaccagcacaacaacacacccCCAACAAGACCCGGAGGGCAGAAGGTGGAGATGGacggctgtctgagagagctggctgctctacggactgaggtgagagaacttGAAGAGGCACACCTGGCACTGAAGGAGGTGAGaaagctgaggtgtgacagagagcaAGACACTCccccagagaagccagcagaacagccgaCCTCAGAACCGGACCACATCCTCAACACCACAAcgggacagacaacacaggacaCACCAACCCAAAAGACACCCCCCGCTAACAgcccccctgtcagctcccctGATAGCTCTCTTGACAACCCCCAcacatccactgaggacacacaaaagccagagattgtgctcctcattgactcaaatggcaaatacattcaaGAAGTTAAACATTTTCCCAAACACAAAGTGACTAAACTCTGGTgcccaaacactaggcatgccctggagctgttgtcagaggacagactaaggtcccccagccacatcataattcacacaggtgtaaccgatgtgaaatggctagctagttagcggtggtgcgcgctaatagcctttcaaacggtgacgtcactcgctttgataccttgaagtagtggttccccttgctctgcaagggccgcggcttttgtggKgcgatgggtaacgatgcttcgtgggtgactgttgttgatgtgtgcagagggtccctggttcgcgaggggacggactaaagttatactgttacacaggcaCAAATTACCTGAGGGCctagcaggaaagggtggccacagcactcaagggagtgactgaaaaagcttatttcactttccccaacgcacatcTCCAACCTGCTACCACAAAAAGACATTCACCCTGTCAACATACAGCGGGTGAATGTAAGAACTTCGtgagactgtgcctcaaaacctaatgtctacctggcccaccaccatCCTGGATTTAAACAGCCTTTAAACAGCTAattagagcagacctaacccactctaacCCACtttatcaccgacctcaacccagagtctcttagagcgtttacggtcagtccactgacacccctatcagatcacacaaaatcacactctacttgaacagagctatgctcaatcatgaagcatcaaagccaaaggaactgaataatattaagaaatactatagatggaaggaaagtagtgtgtaaatctaccaaaaaacaattgggcaacagcaaattcaatcccttctaaaTAATtttctggacaaaatgtttcactgtaatagtgaaggagtaaacttggcagtagaacacctaaacagtatatttgacctctcagcttccctttcaaatctaaaaatgtcaagcagataACCTAAAAAAagtaacaacaatgacaaatggtttgatgaagaatgcaaaaaccagagaaaatatcctcagtgtacaatgtaaaacaccaaataatgcatgcagagcagaattaggccgatacccgctaattatcgaaatccagaaaagagacgttaaattctacaaccacctaaaaggaagcgattcccaaaccttccataacaaagccatcacctacagagaaagctagtcacaaacacaaacagaccccacagagccccaggacagcaacacaattagacccaaccaaatcatgagaaaacaaaaagagaattacttgacacattggaaagaatttacaaaaaaaacagaacaaaatggaatgatatttgtccctaaacagagagtacacagtggcagaatacctgaccactgtgactgacccaaaattaaggaaagatttgactatgtacagactcagtgagccttgctattgagaaaggccgccaaaggcagacctggctctcaacagaagacaggctatgtgcacactgcccacaaaatgaggtggaaactgagtggcacttcctaacctcctgccaaatgtatgcccatatagagacacatttttccctcagattacacagatccacaaagcaTTCCAAAAAATATCTGAttttaataaactcccatatctattgggtgaaataccacagcgtGGAATCACAGccgcaagatttgtgacctgttgccacaagaaaagggcaaccagtgaacaacaaacaccattgtaaatacaacctatttttatgtgtatttatttttccttttgtacttcaactatttgcacatcattacaacactgtacatagacataatttgacatttataatgtctttattcttttgtgagtgtaatgtttactgtaaatttttattgtttatttaacttttgtttattatctatttcacttgctttagcaatgtaaacatatgtttcccatgccaataaattgaaattgaattgagatagACAGCCCACCATAAATATTCTTTGCTCTGTTTTATTGCCTCTGTTTATGCCAATGACTGTAAATATAATGGACACTGATCATGTGACACaactcattattttatttttttaactgcattgttggttaagggcttgaaagcATCTCTCagccca
This window contains:
- the ognb gene encoding osteoglycin, paralog b, which gives rise to MIDLRTLFFTIILVPWMLSSAARNGYMEARKPKKEVVTIPDYDTAGDSDTSPAAAPKDEGELPTCLLCVCLTGSVYCEEVSPEMTAVPSLPKETAYLYARYNKITKITNKDFADIATLRRIDLTGNLISEIEDGAFSKLALLEELNLSENKLAKLPMLPAKLISFNANYNQLKTKGIKSTAFKKLTKMAYLYLGNNELEAIPQLPESLHIVHLYNNKITTLSDETFCQGNNTQYIRANMEEVRLDGNPLMLAKHPNSFVCLRALPIGPYH
- the LOC111976739 gene encoding protein BTG1; this translates as MKTEVSTAASFVARLLRATGYLSEDLLKEFTHSLEEALGEHYQHHWFPQAPCKGSGYRCLRINHKMDPLIGQAACTIGLTREQLFSLLPSELTMWVDPYEVSYRIGEDGSICVLYESTPPVPTNANTTDMVSCKEVLRFGRPSPSNSFMMTVSS